A stretch of Pseudoclavibacter chungangensis DNA encodes these proteins:
- a CDS encoding IS3 family transposase (programmed frameshift) — MTNSRKRHTPEQVVRKLGQADRMLADGADVAAVCRELGVSEQTYYRWRNQYGGLKADDAKRLKELEKQNATLKRLLAEAELEKAALKELAGGKLLGPGRRRAAVAHLIRTLQVSERMACRLAGLSRSAYRRPLKGDTTADPDRALRDWLRAYAKKHPRWGYRRAYHDARGEGWAVNHKKIQRLWREEGLRVPQRRRRKRVGSSTVDAPAAVAPNLVWAVDFQFDADEQGRPIKICSIVDEHTRECIGGLVERSITADRLTAHLEDLAAVRGAPAVLRSDNGPEFISDAMADWAGTRTGLFYIPPGSPWHNGYVESFNSRLRDECLNINSFYSLLHAQVVIGDWKTEYNHDRRHSSLGYLAPVDYARQCTHQLETDDSHSDRTE; from the exons ATGACGAATAGCAGGAAGCGCCACACCCCGGAGCAGGTCGTCCGAAAGCTTGGGCAGGCCGACAGAATGCTCGCCGACGGCGCGGACGTCGCGGCGGTGTGTCGGGAGCTCGGCGTGTCCGAGCAGACGTACTACCGGTGGCGGAACCAGTATGGCGGCCTGAAGGCCGACGACGCGAAGCGGCTCAAGGAGCTCGAGAAGCAGAACGCCACTCTGAAGCGACTGCTGGCCGAAGCGGAGCTGGAGAAGGCCGCGCTCAAGGAGTTGGCTG GAGGGAAACTTCTAGGCCCGGGTAGGCGCCGCGCCGCCGTCGCTCACCTGATCAGGACACTGCAGGTGAGCGAGCGGATGGCGTGCCGGCTGGCCGGGCTGAGTAGGTCCGCGTACCGTCGCCCGCTCAAGGGCGACACGACCGCCGACCCGGACAGGGCGTTGCGGGACTGGCTGCGCGCGTACGCAAAGAAGCACCCGCGGTGGGGATACCGCAGGGCCTACCACGACGCTCGCGGCGAGGGGTGGGCCGTGAATCACAAGAAGATCCAGCGGCTCTGGCGCGAGGAAGGCCTCCGTGTCCCCCAGCGGCGGCGGCGCAAACGCGTCGGATCCTCGACCGTCGATGCCCCGGCAGCGGTCGCCCCGAATCTCGTGTGGGCGGTGGACTTCCAGTTCGATGCCGACGAGCAGGGCCGCCCGATCAAGATCTGCTCCATCGTCGACGAGCACACCCGTGAATGCATCGGAGGGCTTGTCGAGCGGTCGATCACCGCGGACCGACTCACTGCCCACCTCGAGGACCTCGCCGCCGTCCGCGGCGCGCCCGCGGTGCTCAGATCAGACAACGGCCCGGAGTTCATCAGCGACGCGATGGCCGACTGGGCCGGCACCCGCACCGGCCTGTTCTACATTCCGCCCGGCTCGCCCTGGCACAACGGGTATGTCGAGTCGTTCAACAGCAGGCTCCGCGACGAGTGCCTGAACATCAACAGCTTCTACTCGCTGCTGCACGCCCAGGTCGTGATCGGCGACTGGAAGACCGAGTACAACCACGACCGCCGACACTCATCGCTCGGATACCTCGCACCGGTCGACTACGCTCGGCAATGCACCCATCAACTGGAAACCGACGACTCGCACAGCGACCGGACCGAATGA
- a CDS encoding nucleotidyl transferase AbiEii/AbiGii toxin family protein yields MYIVERWLSRMSRSPYAEDFILKGGMLLASFGTRRPTVDADALARNMASDQETVARRVAEIAAIEDPDDGVEFLSDTVTTAVIRDDALYCGVRVTMTARLATAQVKLRLDINFGDPVTPAPRTVELPSLRPDAPPIRILGYPIETVLAEKLVTAIELGRANTRVRDFADIHLLTGAQALQCGELRDALTATATFRGTTLMAHRV; encoded by the coding sequence ATGTACATCGTCGAGCGATGGCTGTCGCGTATGTCGCGCTCACCGTACGCCGAGGACTTCATCCTGAAGGGTGGGATGTTGCTGGCTTCGTTCGGCACCCGCCGTCCCACGGTCGACGCCGACGCCCTCGCTCGTAACATGGCCTCTGATCAAGAGACCGTGGCCCGTCGTGTGGCCGAGATCGCCGCGATCGAAGACCCAGACGACGGCGTGGAGTTCCTGTCCGACACGGTCACCACTGCGGTGATTCGTGACGATGCCCTGTATTGCGGCGTGCGGGTGACGATGACGGCACGGCTCGCGACAGCGCAGGTCAAGCTGCGGCTCGACATCAACTTCGGTGATCCCGTCACTCCGGCCCCGCGAACAGTTGAGCTGCCGTCGCTGCGGCCGGACGCTCCGCCGATCCGCATCCTGGGCTACCCGATCGAGACGGTGCTCGCGGAGAAACTCGTCACCGCGATCGAACTGGGACGAGCGAACACGCGCGTGCGTGACTTCGCTGACATCCATCTCTTGACCGGCGCACAGGCTCTCCAGTGCGGGGAACTGCGCGACGCGCTTACGGCGACCGCAACTTTCCGCGGGACCACGTTGATGGCTCATCGCGTTTGA
- a CDS encoding type IV toxin-antitoxin system AbiEi family antitoxin domain-containing protein, giving the protein MKGAAHSRAHGVHPRDLYAWRDGGRIIELSRGVFRRADAPPASYPDMIAVAHRAPRAIVCCISAAAIHELTDEMPASVQIAVPNRSHTPVIAYPPVTVFRFDEATFELGLTAFEAGPGEPVRIYDAAKTVVDLMRFRKRLGEPIAHAALHRYLAAPNSKPALLLDYAAALGTFGPMRAALDVASAR; this is encoded by the coding sequence ATGAAGGGGGCGGCCCACTCGCGGGCGCACGGTGTGCATCCGCGAGATCTGTATGCCTGGCGAGATGGCGGGCGGATCATCGAACTCTCGCGCGGGGTCTTCCGTCGAGCAGACGCGCCCCCGGCGTCGTACCCCGACATGATCGCTGTGGCGCACCGCGCTCCTCGCGCGATCGTGTGCTGTATCTCGGCGGCAGCGATCCACGAGCTGACGGATGAGATGCCGGCGTCGGTGCAGATCGCGGTTCCCAACCGGTCGCATACGCCGGTGATCGCTTACCCGCCTGTGACGGTGTTTCGCTTCGATGAGGCAACGTTCGAACTCGGTTTGACCGCGTTCGAGGCGGGGCCGGGGGAGCCCGTGCGCATCTACGACGCGGCGAAGACTGTGGTGGATCTCATGCGGTTCCGGAAGCGCCTTGGCGAGCCGATCGCGCACGCCGCGCTTCACCGATATCTGGCGGCACCGAACTCGAAACCGGCACTGCTGCTGGACTACGCAGCGGCGCTGGGGACTTTTGGGCCGATGCGTGCTGCGCTCGATGTCGCGAGTGCCCGATGA
- a CDS encoding TetR/AcrR family transcriptional regulator produces MARPSRPEIRDLLIERAAGMLTRREEITLRKLVKGTGLSTMSVYTYFNGMPGLLGAVRQEGFSRLSASLARLADTSDPVADLAAAGAAYAVAAENSPELYALMFDGSLPLPDDRAADATLMHVVDVVRRCVEARRFTAETDALTLARELWMFGHGACMLFVARVMSFDEVEPVVRSGLVRLYSAAGDDPKLAAHSVTQGWEAVVDAK; encoded by the coding sequence GTGGCTCGCCCCTCCCGACCTGAGATCCGTGATCTGCTCATCGAACGCGCCGCGGGGATGCTGACGCGCCGTGAGGAGATCACTTTGCGCAAGCTCGTCAAGGGGACGGGCCTCTCGACGATGTCTGTCTACACCTACTTCAATGGCATGCCAGGCCTGCTGGGTGCTGTCAGACAAGAGGGCTTCAGCCGGCTGTCAGCAAGCCTTGCCCGGTTAGCAGATACCTCAGATCCGGTTGCCGACCTCGCGGCGGCCGGTGCGGCGTATGCGGTGGCGGCCGAAAACAGTCCCGAACTCTATGCGTTGATGTTCGATGGTTCGTTGCCACTACCCGACGATCGGGCAGCTGACGCCACGCTGATGCATGTAGTCGATGTGGTGCGCCGATGCGTCGAGGCGCGGAGGTTCACGGCGGAGACGGACGCGCTGACCCTAGCTCGAGAGTTATGGATGTTCGGCCATGGAGCCTGCATGTTGTTCGTGGCGCGAGTGATGAGCTTCGACGAGGTCGAACCGGTTGTGCGTTCAGGCCTGGTGCGCCTGTATTCCGCGGCAGGTGATGACCCAAAGCTCGCGGCTCACTCTGTGACTCAAGGGTGGGAAGCTGTCGTCGACGCGAAGTGA
- a CDS encoding RidA family protein, with product MPVQLLNPDTLSQPEVYAQLSIAEGSRLVFISGQVAHDAHGQLIGDGDLSAQAEQVYVNLNAAVTAAGGQFDDIAKLTIYIVDYEPSKMAKLGEGAVRAAERLGLDLVRPITLLGVAALGEPDLLIEIEAIAVLP from the coding sequence ATGCCGGTCCAACTGCTCAACCCAGACACGCTGTCGCAGCCCGAGGTCTACGCGCAGCTCTCCATTGCTGAAGGATCCAGGCTCGTCTTCATCTCCGGCCAGGTGGCGCACGATGCTCATGGTCAGCTGATCGGCGATGGTGACCTATCCGCGCAGGCCGAGCAGGTCTACGTCAACCTGAATGCTGCTGTCACCGCTGCCGGGGGCCAGTTCGACGATATCGCCAAGTTGACGATCTACATCGTTGACTACGAACCCAGCAAGATGGCCAAGCTCGGGGAAGGCGCTGTCCGAGCAGCGGAGCGCTTGGGGCTCGATCTCGTCCGCCCCATCACACTGCTGGGTGTGGCTGCACTCGGAGAACCAGACCTTCTCATCGAGATCGAAGCCATCGCCGTCTTGCCGTAG
- a CDS encoding ISL3 family transposase: MPCTAFGKPDLTTFCRLDELGLVAVGQRLELNRATIECRVAEADPWCRKCGAEGKARDTVIRRLAHEPFGHRPTVLMVRVRRYRCDHCRSTWRQDTTAAARPRAKISRTGLTWALQGVVLDHLTVTRVAAGLGVSWSAANAAVLAEGRQRLIDDSGRFDGVRVIGVDEHVWRHTRRGDKYVTVIIDLTPVRYKTGPSRLLDMIEGRSKAVFKRWLADQPRAWRDGIEVVAMDGFTGFKTAATEELPKATAVMDPFHVVRLAGDALDVCRRRVQQHLHGRRGRKNDPLYKARRTLHTGAGLLTDRQRDRLNVLFAVEDHVEVEATWGIYQRMIAAYREPDRKIGKMAMQAVIDSLASGVPPPLIELGKLGRTLKHRAADVLAFFDRPGTSNGPTEAINGRLEHLRGSALGFRNLTNYIARSLLEAGGFRPLVHPQTR; the protein is encoded by the coding sequence ATGCCCTGCACTGCGTTCGGGAAGCCGGATCTGACCACTTTCTGTCGTCTAGATGAGCTGGGGCTCGTAGCCGTGGGCCAGCGGCTTGAGCTGAATCGGGCGACGATCGAATGCCGTGTCGCGGAGGCAGATCCGTGGTGCCGAAAGTGTGGTGCGGAAGGAAAGGCGCGAGACACAGTCATTCGGCGTCTCGCGCATGAACCGTTCGGGCATCGGCCCACTGTTTTGATGGTGCGAGTGCGTCGGTACCGTTGCGATCACTGTCGGTCTACATGGCGGCAGGACACCACTGCGGCGGCACGCCCGCGTGCCAAGATCTCCCGCACCGGCTTGACGTGGGCGCTCCAGGGCGTCGTTCTTGACCACCTCACCGTCACCCGAGTCGCCGCTGGTCTCGGGGTTTCCTGGAGCGCCGCGAACGCTGCGGTCCTCGCGGAGGGGCGCCAGCGATTGATAGATGACTCGGGCCGGTTCGACGGTGTCCGCGTGATCGGCGTCGATGAGCACGTTTGGCGCCACACCCGCCGCGGTGACAAGTACGTGACCGTCATCATTGACCTCACCCCGGTGCGCTACAAGACGGGCCCATCCAGGCTGCTGGACATGATCGAGGGGCGCTCGAAGGCGGTGTTCAAGCGATGGCTCGCGGATCAGCCGAGGGCATGGCGGGACGGCATCGAGGTCGTCGCGATGGACGGGTTCACCGGGTTCAAGACCGCCGCCACCGAAGAGCTACCGAAGGCGACGGCCGTGATGGATCCGTTCCATGTCGTCCGCCTTGCCGGCGACGCCCTCGACGTTTGCCGCAGGCGTGTCCAACAGCACCTCCACGGACGAAGAGGACGGAAGAATGACCCGCTCTACAAGGCTCGCCGCACCCTCCACACCGGCGCGGGCCTACTCACCGATCGACAACGGGACCGCCTGAACGTGCTGTTCGCCGTCGAGGACCACGTCGAGGTCGAGGCGACCTGGGGCATCTACCAGCGCATGATCGCCGCCTACCGCGAGCCCGACAGGAAGATTGGGAAGATGGCGATGCAGGCCGTGATCGATTCCCTCGCCAGCGGGGTTCCGCCCCCACTCATCGAGTTAGGCAAGCTCGGCCGCACCCTCAAGCATCGCGCCGCGGACGTCCTCGCGTTCTTCGACCGGCCCGGCACTTCCAACGGGCCGACGGAGGCCATCAACGGCCGCCTGGAGCATCTCCGCGGCTCGGCCCTGGGCTTTCGCAACCTGACCAACTATATCGCCCGGAGCCTGCTCGAAGCCGGTGGGTTCAGACCCCTTGTACACCCTCAAACGCGATGA